The proteins below come from a single Tissierella sp. MB52-C2 genomic window:
- the feoB gene encoding ferrous iron transport protein B yields MGLTNTSTGTGVFEAELKIEKITPNDKIVALGGNPNVGKSTVFNNLTGLNQHTGNWPGKTVTNAHGIYSHNNNNFILVDIPGTYSLMANSIEEEVARDFICFGNPDATVIVVDATCLERNLNLVLQSLEITSKVIVCVNLMDEAIRKNINIDLDKLSDELGVPVVGTSAIKGKGLDILMDKILSVSIDELNLNPIKIIYQEEIEKAISEVDTILKPLVQDNFNSRWISLKLIDGDLTLINSINKYIGFNLNEHKELMAKVHNVREYLNTIGINHDIFRDKIVSQLVSISEDISSKVVSFQSVNYNNFDRKIDKYLTSKKFGIPLMIFLLSIVFWITIIGANIPSELLAKSFFWIEGKLTLFFNWLGTPQWVHGVLVLGIYRTLAWVVSVMLPPMAIFFPLFTLLEDLGYLPRVAFNLDNFFKKSYACGKQALTMCMGFGCNAAGVIGCRIIDSPRERLIAIITNNFVPCNGRFPILISIISMFFAGIIGGPLSSIILTLILTAVILLGVVMTLIASKLLSKTILKGIPSNFTLELPSYRKPQIGKIIVRSIFDRTLFVLVRAIAVAIPAGLIIWIMANIFINDTSILTYSANFLDPFGKLIGLDGYILMAFILGFPANEIVIPIIIMSYMATGSLIEFDSLVQLKDLLISNGWTWLTAICVMLFSLMHWPCATTCLTIKKETQSFKWTFISFMLPTLFGIVICFIVANTVRLLGLI; encoded by the coding sequence ATGGGTTTAACTAATACGTCTACAGGAACGGGAGTTTTTGAAGCAGAGTTAAAAATAGAAAAGATAACACCTAATGATAAGATTGTTGCCCTAGGTGGAAATCCTAATGTTGGAAAGTCTACAGTCTTTAATAACTTAACTGGATTAAATCAACATACTGGGAATTGGCCTGGTAAAACAGTTACAAATGCACATGGAATCTACTCCCATAATAATAATAACTTTATATTGGTAGATATTCCTGGAACTTATTCTTTAATGGCAAATTCTATCGAGGAAGAAGTGGCTAGAGATTTCATATGTTTTGGTAATCCAGATGCAACAGTAATTGTAGTAGATGCTACTTGTTTAGAGAGAAATTTAAATCTCGTGTTACAGTCCCTTGAGATCACTTCAAAGGTTATAGTATGTGTAAATCTTATGGATGAAGCAATACGAAAAAATATAAATATAGATTTAGATAAATTATCTGATGAACTTGGTGTACCCGTAGTAGGAACCAGTGCCATCAAAGGTAAAGGATTGGATATTTTAATGGATAAGATTCTCAGTGTATCCATAGATGAACTTAATTTGAATCCTATTAAGATTATCTATCAAGAAGAAATAGAAAAAGCAATTTCTGAAGTCGATACAATTCTTAAACCTTTAGTTCAAGATAATTTTAATTCTAGATGGATTTCATTAAAGTTAATAGATGGAGATTTAACTTTGATAAACTCAATAAATAAATACATTGGATTTAATTTAAATGAACATAAGGAATTGATGGCAAAAGTCCATAACGTAAGAGAATATCTCAATACTATTGGAATTAACCATGATATTTTTCGTGATAAGATAGTTAGTCAACTTGTAAGTATTTCTGAAGATATTAGCAGTAAAGTCGTTTCTTTTCAAAGTGTAAACTATAATAATTTTGATAGAAAGATAGATAAATATCTTACTTCGAAGAAATTTGGAATTCCGCTTATGATTTTCCTTCTTTCTATAGTGTTTTGGATTACAATTATTGGTGCAAACATCCCTTCTGAATTGCTTGCAAAAAGTTTTTTTTGGATAGAGGGTAAATTAACACTATTCTTTAACTGGTTAGGCACTCCTCAATGGGTTCACGGGGTATTAGTATTAGGAATTTATCGGACACTGGCTTGGGTAGTATCTGTAATGTTACCGCCTATGGCAATATTCTTCCCATTGTTTACATTGTTAGAAGACTTAGGGTATTTACCTAGGGTGGCTTTTAACCTTGATAATTTCTTTAAAAAATCATATGCTTGTGGAAAACAGGCTCTTACCATGTGTATGGGTTTCGGATGTAATGCAGCAGGTGTAATTGGTTGTAGAATAATAGATTCTCCTAGGGAGCGATTGATAGCTATTATTACAAATAATTTTGTACCATGTAATGGAAGGTTTCCCATATTAATATCTATCATATCCATGTTCTTTGCAGGAATTATAGGTGGCCCTCTAAGCTCTATAATATTGACTCTTATTCTTACTGCCGTTATACTACTTGGCGTAGTAATGACTTTAATAGCTTCTAAACTATTATCTAAAACTATACTAAAGGGAATACCTTCAAATTTTACATTAGAGTTACCATCCTATAGAAAACCACAAATAGGTAAAATTATAGTTAGATCCATCTTCGATAGAACATTATTTGTTCTAGTCCGTGCTATAGCAGTAGCTATTCCTGCAGGATTAATTATATGGATAATGGCGAATATATTTATTAACGACACTAGTATACTCACTTATTCTGCTAATTTTCTTGATCCCTTCGGAAAATTAATTGGGTTAGATGGTTATATCCTAATGGCCTTCATTTTGGGATTTCCTGCAAATGAAATCGTTATCCCAATTATAATCATGAGTTATATGGCAACAGGCTCTTTAATTGAATTTGATAGTTTAGTACAATTAAAAGATCTTCTTATTTCCAATGGATGGACTTGGCTAACAGCTATATGTGTTATGTTATTTTCTCTTATGCATTGGCCATGTGCCACTACTTGTCTAACTATAAAGAAGGAAACTCAAAGCTTTAAATGGACATTTATATCTTTCATGCTTCCAACATTATTTGGGATAGTAATTTGTTTTATAGTTGCTAATACTGTAAGGTTGCTAGGATTGATATAA
- a CDS encoding FeoA family protein yields the protein MINSYIPLSSLSIGEKCKVKKLTSNGLIRRRMLDLGIINNTIIEPLHQSPSGDPVAYSIRGAVIALRSEVASMILVEKIL from the coding sequence ATGATTAATAGCTATATCCCTCTTAGCTCATTATCAATAGGTGAGAAATGTAAAGTTAAAAAATTGACTTCTAATGGTCTAATAAGGAGAAGAATGTTGGACTTAGGAATAATAAATAATACAATAATAGAGCCTTTACATCAAAGTCCCTCTGGAGATCCTGTTGCTTATTCCATAAGAGGAGCAGTGATTGCACTACGTTCTGAAGTTGCATCTATGATTTTAGTAGAAAAGATTTTATAA
- a CDS encoding iron dependent repressor, metal binding and dimerization domain protein has translation MNSNFWTVRGYELKGYNKTNLTPALEDYLEMIYRNTLVESYIRINTLAKLLNVRDSSASKMVKKLGELGLVNYEKYGIITLTEAGKNEGEFLLNRHNIIEQFLYFIGCEDNTLLQTEMIEHYISTSTIENIEILYNFFYDNRDILERYINYREVNLEK, from the coding sequence GTGAATAGTAACTTTTGGACAGTAAGGGGATATGAATTAAAAGGGTATAATAAGACTAATCTTACTCCAGCCTTAGAGGATTATCTTGAGATGATATATAGAAATACTCTAGTAGAATCATACATTCGTATAAATACATTGGCAAAATTATTAAATGTAAGGGACTCATCGGCTTCTAAGATGGTAAAAAAACTTGGAGAATTAGGATTAGTTAATTATGAAAAATATGGAATTATAACTTTAACTGAAGCAGGTAAAAACGAAGGGGAATTCTTATTGAATAGACATAATATTATAGAGCAATTTTTATACTTCATAGGGTGTGAAGACAATACTCTATTACAGACAGAGATGATAGAGCATTATATTTCGACTAGTACAATTGAAAATATAGAAATTTTATATAATTTCTTTTATGATAATAGAGATATATTAGAAAGATATATTAATTATAGGGAAGTAAATTTGGAAAAGTGA
- a CDS encoding GNAT family protein: protein MASNYWVGEKVRLRAVEVKDIDSFFKASFDADTDLDRFSDEVHFPQSKEKMRERLENNIKSESQNDEFWWIIEDINGNAVGNINTFECNRRIGTFRYGIGLEKPYWGNGYAKEAIKIVLRYYFRELRYQKVNAYVYSFNERSLKFHESLGFQQEGRLRRMVYTNGKFYDEIYYGMTCEEFDVIDIPKAL from the coding sequence ATGGCTAGCAATTATTGGGTTGGTGAAAAGGTAAGACTTCGTGCAGTAGAGGTAAAAGATATTGATAGTTTTTTTAAAGCAAGTTTTGATGCAGATACAGATTTAGATAGATTTTCTGATGAGGTACACTTTCCCCAATCGAAAGAAAAAATGCGAGAAAGGTTAGAAAATAATATTAAAAGTGAGTCACAGAATGATGAGTTTTGGTGGATCATTGAGGATATAAATGGAAATGCAGTAGGCAATATTAATACATTTGAATGCAATAGAAGAATTGGAACATTTAGATATGGCATTGGATTGGAGAAACCTTATTGGGGCAATGGGTATGCAAAAGAAGCAATCAAAATAGTGTTAAGATATTATTTTAGAGAATTAAGATATCAGAAAGTTAATGCATACGTCTATTCCTTTAATGAAAGGTCATTGAAATTTCATGAATCATTAGGATTTCAACAAGAAGGCAGATTGAGAAGAATGGTCTATACTAATGGAAAGTTTTATGACGAAATATATTATGGTATGACTTGTGAAGAATTTGATGTAATAGATATACCAAAAGCTTTATAG
- a CDS encoding isoprenylcysteine carboxylmethyltransferase family protein: protein MYIKLEKSGVDYLLRVAFQVIIGAILFFVSSGTLKNHRGWIYFAVYTISTILGILYLSKYNPEVLNERAKERNNTEHWDKILLKLYIALAFFIIYVVAGFDIRFGWSSILMFCMYPSLAIIILSSFLGIWAMKENANFEATSRIQNDRIQNICDSGPYKTIRHPGYLAIILWTIAIPFVFGSVYMMIPSFLISVIIVIRTYLEDKMLKEKLTGYVEYCKKTKYRLLPYIW from the coding sequence ATGTATATAAAGTTGGAAAAGAGTGGGGTTGATTATTTACTGAGAGTTGCTTTCCAGGTTATTATTGGAGCTATTCTGTTTTTTGTTTCTTCAGGAACATTAAAAAATCATCGGGGCTGGATTTATTTTGCTGTCTATACAATTTCGACTATACTAGGAATACTCTATTTATCAAAATACAACCCTGAGGTCTTAAATGAAAGAGCAAAGGAGAGAAATAATACTGAACACTGGGATAAGATATTGCTTAAGCTATATATAGCCCTTGCATTTTTTATAATTTATGTCGTTGCTGGTTTTGATATAAGATTTGGTTGGTCTAGTATACTTATGTTTTGTATGTATCCTTCTCTAGCAATTATAATTTTATCTTCTTTTCTTGGAATATGGGCCATGAAAGAAAATGCAAATTTTGAGGCTACGTCACGCATACAAAATGATCGGATACAGAATATTTGTGATTCAGGTCCATATAAGACTATCCGTCATCCCGGCTATCTGGCTATAATACTATGGACTATTGCAATACCTTTTGTATTTGGATCAGTATATATGATGATTCCATCATTCCTTATATCTGTTATTATAGTGATTAGAACATATTTGGAAGATAAGATGCTGAAAGAAAAATTAACTGGCTACGTTGAATATTGCAAGAAAACAAAATATAGACTTCTTCCTTACATATGGTAA
- a CDS encoding phosphotransferase, whose translation MIDKVVLKKVVNKLNGDYSSLKLLGGFNDSVYEINVNGKSFVIKFFLMSQTNKSLIKGELDWISYLSENGMNVARPVFPIQDNFIKEISENDYSYYYVIFEKVEGRFIDEEGWKKDLIKNWGQAMGKMHKLAKNYKPSCNNSIKKWIENDVLVDPPSLITDLVLDKWNKYIEKIKSLPTSKDSYGIIHNDLHHKNIYFNNGEAILFDFGDCEYSWFSYDISISLYHAIQRIPLNQEEYRLDFANKFMKNFIIGYKLENSIDYSWLEEIEFFLDYRHIYSYLYILKHSKINDTNNGLKEFVEKMKYRIEGEIPYLKGLNL comes from the coding sequence ATGATTGATAAAGTTGTATTAAAAAAAGTAGTTAATAAGTTAAATGGCGACTATTCAAGCCTAAAATTACTAGGTGGATTTAATGATAGTGTTTATGAAATTAACGTTAATGGTAAAAGTTTTGTAATTAAATTTTTCTTAATGTCTCAGACTAATAAGTCTTTAATTAAAGGAGAATTGGACTGGATTAGTTATCTGTCAGAAAACGGAATGAATGTAGCTAGACCAGTTTTTCCAATTCAAGATAATTTTATTAAAGAAATTAGTGAAAATGATTATTCATATTATTATGTCATATTTGAAAAAGTAGAAGGACGCTTTATTGATGAAGAGGGTTGGAAGAAAGATTTAATCAAAAACTGGGGACAGGCAATGGGAAAAATGCATAAACTAGCTAAGAACTATAAACCATCGTGTAATAATAGCATTAAAAAGTGGATAGAAAATGATGTCTTAGTAGATCCACCTAGTTTAATAACAGATTTAGTTCTAGATAAATGGAATAAATATATAGAAAAAATAAAATCTCTACCAACTTCTAAAGATAGCTATGGGATTATACATAATGACTTGCATCATAAAAACATATACTTTAATAATGGAGAAGCTATATTATTTGATTTTGGAGACTGTGAATATAGCTGGTTCAGTTATGATATTTCGATCTCTTTATATCATGCCATTCAGAGAATTCCATTAAATCAGGAAGAATATAGATTAGACTTTGCTAATAAATTTATGAAAAATTTTATAATAGGGTATAAGCTAGAGAATAGCATAGATTATAGCTGGCTAGAAGAAATAGAGTTTTTTCTAGATTATAGACATATATATTCCTATTTATATATATTGAAGCATTCAAAGATTAATGATACTAATAATGGATTGAAGGAATTTGTAGAGAAAATGAAATACAGGATAGAAGGGGAAATTCCATATCTTAAAGGATTAAACTTATAG
- a CDS encoding YfcE family phosphodiesterase: MRIAILSDIHSNHIAFEAVLKDINNREIDMIFFLGDYILGGYGSNETVDLLIRLQRQSEKHLIISGNIDELITSIEENADWICTVNNQIYNELGAERVSFLKSLPSNLMIEIEGISMFLCHNPSEIEVFTMVDSLRRENNTPNISGLAEIANGLESDVCIFGHYHLFLDEQVNGKRFICPSSVGMPFNGDVRAQYIILEIFDGNIIISKQYVEYDWIELVKNFDEKGYFEKYNNWSMNVVTTILTAHNYFGTQELRKNVE; encoded by the coding sequence ATGAGAATTGCGATACTTTCGGATATACATAGTAATCACATTGCTTTTGAAGCAGTATTGAAGGATATAAATAATAGAGAAATTGATATGATTTTCTTTCTAGGTGATTATATTTTGGGTGGTTACGGTTCAAATGAGACAGTTGATTTGTTAATCAGGTTACAAAGACAAAGTGAAAAACATTTAATTATATCAGGTAATATTGATGAATTAATAACTTCAATAGAAGAGAATGCTGATTGGATATGTACAGTTAATAATCAAATTTATAACGAATTAGGAGCGGAGCGTGTATCATTTTTAAAATCGCTTCCATCTAATTTAATGATAGAAATCGAAGGAATATCTATGTTTTTATGTCATAATCCATCAGAAATCGAAGTCTTTACAATGGTTGACAGTTTAAGAAGAGAAAACAATACTCCAAATATAAGTGGGCTTGCTGAAATAGCAAATGGATTGGAAAGTGATGTTTGTATTTTTGGACATTATCACCTATTCTTGGATGAGCAAGTAAATGGTAAAAGATTTATATGTCCTAGCTCTGTTGGAATGCCATTTAATGGAGATGTAAGAGCACAATATATTATATTAGAGATTTTTGACGGTAATATTATCATATCAAAGCAGTATGTTGAATATGATTGGATAGAATTAGTAAAAAATTTTGATGAAAAAGGATATTTTGAGAAGTATAATAATTGGTCGATGAATGTGGTTACTACCATATTAACAGCACATAATTACTTTGGTACACAAGAGCTTAGAAAAAATGTGGAGTAG
- a CDS encoding superoxide dismutase family protein, with the protein MCYENRTKAYARIKGGNLYPNLRGIVFFDDVEGGTEVSVEVWGLPLYKPAEGNNQPIGPHGFHIHEKGICEVTDPNNPFESAGGHYNPTNQPHGNHVGDFPVLFSNNGYARMRFFTDKFKPEDIIGRSVIIHENPDDYRTQPAGNSGKRIACGVIYSS; encoded by the coding sequence ATGTGTTATGAAAATAGAACCAAGGCATATGCGAGAATAAAGGGTGGGAATTTATATCCAAACTTACGCGGTATAGTATTTTTCGATGATGTGGAGGGTGGTACAGAGGTGAGTGTAGAAGTATGGGGTTTGCCTTTATATAAACCTGCCGAAGGTAATAATCAGCCCATAGGACCACATGGATTCCATATACATGAAAAGGGAATATGTGAAGTTACAGATCCTAATAATCCATTTGAATCTGCAGGAGGACATTATAATCCAACAAATCAACCTCATGGAAACCATGTGGGAGACTTTCCAGTACTGTTTTCAAATAACGGCTATGCTAGAATGAGATTTTTTACAGATAAGTTTAAACCTGAAGACATTATTGGCAGATCAGTAATAATTCATGAGAATCCTGACGATTATAGAACTCAGCCAGCTGGTAATTCAGGAAAAAGAATAGCCTGTGGTGTAATCTATTCATCTTGA
- a CDS encoding LysM peptidoglycan-binding domain-containing protein: MNDNYQIEQICPPGSFQYTIMAGDTLFILAQRFNVTVQAIINANPGIDPNRLQIGQVICIPRATPPCPNGFLYTVVAGDTLIGIAQRFNVSLQAIINANPGIDPNFIQIGQVICIPRVTPPTPPCPNGFLYTVVAGDTLFILAQRFNVTVQAIINANPGIDPNFLQIGQVICIPRPMPPRPPCPNGFLYTVMAGDTLFSIAQRFNVTVQAIINANPGIDPNRLQVGQVICIPRRCFTVCL, from the coding sequence ATGAATGATAATTATCAGATAGAACAAATATGTCCTCCTGGAAGTTTCCAATATACAATAATGGCTGGAGATACTTTATTCATACTTGCCCAAAGGTTTAATGTAACTGTCCAAGCAATTATTAATGCTAATCCTGGAATTGATCCAAATAGATTGCAAATAGGTCAAGTAATATGTATTCCAAGAGCAACACCTCCATGCCCTAATGGATTCCTCTATACAGTAGTTGCCGGGGATACCTTGATAGGAATTGCTCAAAGATTTAATGTTAGTTTGCAGGCAATCATAAACGCAAATCCAGGAATCGATCCGAATTTTATACAAATAGGTCAAGTAATATGTATACCAAGAGTTACACCACCTACACCTCCATGTCCTAATGGATTTCTCTATACAGTAGTTGCCGGAGATACTTTATTTATACTTGCTCAAAGGTTTAATGTAACTGTCCAAGCAATTATCAATGCAAATCCTGGAATCGATCCAAACTTTTTGCAAATAGGTCAAGTAATATGCATACCAAGGCCGATGCCACCTAGACCTCCATGCCCTAATGGATTCCTCTATACAGTAATGGCTGGAGATACTTTATTCTCAATTGCCCAAAGATTTAATGTAACTGTGCAAGCAATTATCAATGCAAATCCTGGAATCGATCCAAATAGATTGCAAGTAGGTCAAGTAATATGTATTCCAAGAAGATGTTTTACTGTTTGTCTATAA
- a CDS encoding metallophosphoesterase → MKLLKIILIIIAVGVFIFVYNYDQISKFRVKNIRIDSKKVRNNFKITQISDFHSNNLINLENMVDRVKKFDPNFIVLTGDIIDSNDMKLDTVIKLFEALLKLNKEIYFVQGNHENRSELYKDLKDEMEKLGIIILEDSSTTIIVNNEKINLTGLKFYPKSREYKEITYYQETIKDLNLDYYNILLRHSPNNVEDILNGNEDLVISGHTHGGQVRIPLIGAIVAPGQGLFPKLDKGIFRINDTNLYIDSGLGNSAAPIRAFNPVQISNIIIEPKK, encoded by the coding sequence GTGAAATTGTTGAAAATTATACTTATTATTATAGCTGTTGGAGTGTTTATATTTGTTTATAATTATGATCAGATAAGTAAATTTAGAGTGAAGAATATAAGAATAGATTCTAAAAAAGTGAGAAATAATTTTAAAATAACTCAAATATCTGATTTTCACTCTAATAATCTAATTAATTTAGAAAATATGGTAGATAGGGTAAAAAAATTTGATCCAAATTTTATAGTACTAACAGGTGATATTATAGACTCTAATGATATGAAATTAGATACTGTAATTAAACTATTTGAAGCATTATTAAAGTTAAATAAAGAGATTTATTTCGTACAAGGGAATCATGAAAATAGAAGTGAATTATATAAGGATTTAAAAGATGAGATGGAAAAATTAGGAATAATTATCTTGGAAGATAGTTCCACTACAATTATAGTAAATAATGAAAAGATAAACCTTACTGGTCTTAAATTTTACCCAAAATCTAGAGAATATAAGGAAATTACATATTATCAAGAGACTATTAAAGACCTAAATTTAGATTATTATAATATTTTACTTAGACATTCTCCTAATAATGTGGAAGACATTTTAAATGGAAATGAGGATTTAGTAATATCTGGACATACACATGGAGGACAGGTAAGAATACCGTTAATAGGGGCAATAGTAGCTCCAGGACAAGGTTTATTTCCAAAGCTTGATAAAGGAATTTTTAGAATAAATGATACAAATCTATATATAGACAGTGGATTAGGAAATAGTGCTGCACCAATAAGGGCATTTAATCCTGTTCAAATTTCTAATATTATAATTGAGCCAAAGAAGTGA
- a CDS encoding DNA polymerase IV, with product MSIQSSKQKIKLNIIHVDMDAFYASVEEQDNPKIKGLPVIVGGLSNHGIVTTANYEARKYGIHSAMPIFMAKQKCPKGCYIYPRMKRYQEVSKEVFSILYEFTDLIEQVSVDEAYLDISNIDMEPLELVMKIKENVKRNTGLTMSIGISYNKFLAKLASDWNKPNGIKIITEDMVPDILLPLPVRKVHGVGPKSAKKLNGIGVYTIEDLLGLSEEFLMELFGKAGVEIYSRIRGIDYRKVDTTRERKSLGVERTFEEATSNREILIKYLERFSKELSYDLKNRGIHGRTITLKIKDENFTVQTRSKTLNEYINDLPQIFDISLELLEEIKINNKIRLVGITASNLMTSELEQLSLFD from the coding sequence ATGAGTATACAGAGTTCAAAACAAAAAATAAAATTAAATATAATTCATGTAGATATGGATGCTTTTTATGCATCTGTAGAGGAGCAAGATAATCCTAAGATTAAAGGACTTCCTGTTATAGTAGGTGGCCTTAGTAATCATGGTATAGTAACCACTGCTAATTATGAAGCTAGAAAATATGGAATTCACTCTGCCATGCCTATATTTATGGCAAAGCAAAAATGTCCTAAGGGTTGCTATATATATCCTAGAATGAAAAGGTATCAAGAAGTATCTAAGGAAGTTTTCAGTATTTTATATGAATTTACAGATTTAATAGAGCAGGTATCAGTAGATGAGGCTTACTTAGATATTTCTAATATAGATATGGAGCCTTTAGAATTAGTCATGAAAATCAAAGAAAATGTAAAGAGAAATACAGGTTTGACCATGTCTATAGGGATTTCATACAATAAATTTTTAGCTAAACTTGCATCAGATTGGAATAAGCCAAATGGTATAAAAATCATAACTGAAGATATGGTTCCCGATATATTATTACCATTACCAGTTAGAAAAGTACATGGAGTAGGGCCAAAATCTGCTAAAAAACTAAATGGCATAGGGGTATATACTATTGAGGACTTACTAGGGCTTTCAGAAGAATTTCTTATGGAGCTCTTTGGAAAAGCAGGCGTGGAAATATACAGCAGAATTCGAGGAATAGATTATAGGAAAGTTGATACAACTCGAGAGAGAAAGTCTTTAGGTGTAGAGCGTACCTTTGAGGAAGCTACAAGTAACAGGGAAATCCTCATAAAATATTTAGAAAGATTTTCAAAGGAATTATCATATGATTTAAAGAATAGGGGAATACATGGAAGAACCATTACTTTAAAAATAAAGGATGAGAACTTTACAGTTCAAACTAGAAGCAAAACTCTAAATGAATATATTAACGATTTACCTCAGATATTTGATATATCTCTAGAGCTTTTAGAAGAAATAAAAATAAACAATAAGATAAGGTTAGTTGGTATAACAGCATCTAATCTTATGACTTCAGAATTGGAACAGCTTTCTTTATTTGATTAA